From Paenarthrobacter sp. A20:
GCCGTCCGCATCCATGGGTTCCGAGAAAGACCACAGCATGAGCAAGAAGTACGAGCCCTTGGCGGCCCAGATCATTGATCTGGTCGGCGGGGCAGAGAACATCAAGACGTTCTATCACTGCCAGACCCGTCTTCGTTTCGAACTCCTCGACGATAGTAGAGCCGACCAGGCAGCCCTGGCTGCTACCGATGGAGTTGCCAAGACGCTCATCAGTGGCGGCCAGTTCCAGGTGGTTGTCGGCATGCATGTGAAGGACGTCCACGACGAACTCGAACGCCAACTGTCCGCGGTCGGCCACATTCCGGCGGATGAGAAGGGCGGGAAGAAGCCTGACACCAGGAAAAACATCGGCACAGTCATCATCGACTTCGTTGCCGGCACTTTCCAACCGCTGATCCCTGCACTGTCCGGAGCTGGCATGGTCAAAGCCCTTCTGGCTTTGCTGGTGCTGTTGAAGGTCGTTACACCCACGTCGCAGACGTACATGGTGATCAACTTCTTCGCTGACGCCGTTTTTTACTTCATGCCGATCCTGATCGCGTTTTGCGCGGCCAACAAGCTCAAGAGCAACCCCATCCTTGCCGCCGGCGTAGCCGCCATCATGATGCACCCGAACTGGCTCGCCATGGTGACGGCCAAGAACCCTGTTGCTTTCTTCGACATCATCCCGCTGCCCTTGACGAGCTACGCCGCCACGGTCATCCCCATCATCCTGGTCATCCTCGTACAGGCACACGTTGAGCGCTGGCTGGACAAGATCATCCCGGCAGCTGTGAAGCTGGTGTTTGTCCCCATGCTCACGTTCCTGATCATGGGCACTCTCGCCATGGCAGTGCTGGGCCCGATCGGCAGCATCCTCGGTGGTTATCTGGGTACGTTCTTCGGATTCCTGAGCACCAACGCTGCATGGGCACCGGCGGTGCTGATCGGTGCGTTCCTTCCGCTCATGGTCATGTTCGGCCTCCACAATGGTGTTGCACCCCTGGGTATCGTGCAGATGGCCCAGACGGGTCATGACAGCATTTTCGGTCCCGGCGCCATTTGCTCCAATATCGCCATGGGCGTGGCCACCCTTGTTGTCGCGTTCCGCACCAAGAGCCTGAAAATGAAGCAGATCGCCACGGCCGGCGGCATCACCGCCCTCATGGGCATCACCGAACCTGCGTTGTACGGTGTTGCCCTACCCAAGCGATACCCCCTTATCGCAGCCATGATCGGCGGCGGCTCGGCCGGCCTCTACGCCGGGCTGACGCAGACGCACCGATTCGCTACCGGCTCGTCCGGTATCCCCGCGGTCCTGCTCTACATCGGCGACGACACCATGCAGCACTTCATCAACATCCTGATCTCGCTCGCCATCGGCATTGTTGTCACTGCCGTTGCGGCCTTTGCTCTGTCCCTGAAGTACGAAAAGGACATCGCCGCAGACACGGTCCCCGCCACTGAAACCGCCCCGGTTGCGGTGGTAACGACCACCGGAGACGCCGGTTCCGGAAGTGCCAACCGTCGATCGGCAGCAACCGCCACTCTGGAACGGACCGACGTCATTGAGATCATGGCCCCGTGCGCTGGGACGATCATCCCGCTGGAAGATGTTGCCGACCCTGTGTTTTCCTCCAAGACCATGGGCCCGGGAGTCGGTATCGATCCTCACAACGGGGCCATCGTTTCCCCCTGCAGCGGCACGGTGACAGTTGCCATGGACACCGGGCACGCTTTCGGAATCCGCAGCGACGACGGCGTAGAAATGCTCGTGCACGTCGGGATCGACACGGTGAGGATGAACGGCGCGGGCTTCACCGGCGCGGTCGCCCGCGGCGCTCGTGTCGAGGCCGGCGACCCGTTGGTCATGGCAGACCTGGAAGCCATCGCCGCGGCCGGGCACCCCACCACGGTCATCTTGGTCATCACCAACCACACCAAGGTCGGAGACGTCACCCCCTCGGACCCGGTCCCGGTTGGACCTGGTGACCGCGTCCTGACTGTCACCCGCTGACCGCCAGCCACCGAACTGAACCAAGAAGGTACGTTATGAAATTCAAGCAGCTCAAAGAGTTCCCCGCCGATTTCCTCTGGGGCGCCTCCACGTCCGCCTATCAGGTGGAAGGTGCCTGGGACGCCGACGGCAAAGGCCCGTCCGTGATCGACGCCCGCACCGAATTCCCCGCAGGGACCACTGACTTCAAAGTCGCCGCGGATCACTATAACCGCTACGCAGAAGACGTAGCCCTCTTCGCCGAGCTGGGTCTGAAGGCCTACCGGTTCTCCGTTGCCTGGACGCGCATCATCCCTGACGGCGACGGAGCAGTGAACCAAAAGGGGGTGGATTTTTATCACAACCTCATCGACGAACTGCTCGAAAAGGGCATTGAACCGATCCTCACGATGTACCACTTCGACCTGCCGCAGGTACTCCACGAACGAGGCGGATGGGCCAACCCCGCAACCGTTGATGCCTTCGTCGAATACTCGCGGGTCCTGTACCGCGAGTACGGCAATAAAGTGAAGTACTGGCTCACCATCAACGAGCAGAACATGATGATCCTGCACGGCGACGCGATCGGCACCACACACGCAGGCGGAGAAGGCCGAAAAAGGGATCTGTATCAGCAGAACCACCACATGTTCCTCGCACAGGCGCGCGCTATGGCCCTGTGCCATGACCAACTGCCCGAAGCCAAAATCGGTCCCGCGCCGAACATCTCCAACATTTACGCCGCCAGCTGCGACCCTGAAGACGTCCTCGCAGCCGACGACTGGAACGCCATCCGCAATTGGCTGTACCTTGACCTGGCCGTCCGAGGTTCGTACCACCCTTTGGCTTGGGCATACCTTGTGGAAAATGGCTACGAACCCACCATCCAGGATGGCGACCTTGACGTCCTGAAGGCTGGCCGGCCCGACTTCATCGCCTTCAACTACTACGCAACCCAGACTGTCGGTGCCTCCCGTGGCGATGCCACTGACCTGAAAATCCGCGGATCGGACCAGCAAATTGTCCGAGGTGAAATCGGTTTGTACCGAGGTGAAGACAACCCGCACTTGCCGAAGAATGCCTTCGGCTGGGACATCGATCCGGCCGGTTTCCGAACCACTATGCGCGCTATCTGGGACCGCTACCGGTTGCCCCTCATCATCACAGAGAATGGGCTGGGCGCCTTCGACAAACTGGAAAACGGTCGTGTCCACGATGACTACCGGATCGACTACCTTCGCCAGCACATCGAACAGATCCAGCTGGCGCTCAGCGACGGCGTCGAGGTCTTCGGATACTGCCCTTGGGCAGCCATTGATCTGATTTCGACCCACCAAGGGGCCGCGAAGCGGTACGGTTTCATTCACGTGAACCGTGACGAATTCGATCTGCTTGACCTGAAACGAACCAAGAAGGACAGCTTCTTCTGGTACCGCTCGCTGATAGACAGCAATGGCGGCTCCCTACAGCAGTAAGTCCATTATTCGACGGCGGACGCCCACCTTGGCGTCCGCCGCTCCACCCCATCAGATCTGACGGAAGGACACCACGTGCGGGTAAAGCGCGTGCTCAACAACAACTC
This genomic window contains:
- a CDS encoding glycoside hydrolase family 1 protein, coding for MKFKQLKEFPADFLWGASTSAYQVEGAWDADGKGPSVIDARTEFPAGTTDFKVAADHYNRYAEDVALFAELGLKAYRFSVAWTRIIPDGDGAVNQKGVDFYHNLIDELLEKGIEPILTMYHFDLPQVLHERGGWANPATVDAFVEYSRVLYREYGNKVKYWLTINEQNMMILHGDAIGTTHAGGEGRKRDLYQQNHHMFLAQARAMALCHDQLPEAKIGPAPNISNIYAASCDPEDVLAADDWNAIRNWLYLDLAVRGSYHPLAWAYLVENGYEPTIQDGDLDVLKAGRPDFIAFNYYATQTVGASRGDATDLKIRGSDQQIVRGEIGLYRGEDNPHLPKNAFGWDIDPAGFRTTMRAIWDRYRLPLIITENGLGAFDKLENGRVHDDYRIDYLRQHIEQIQLALSDGVEVFGYCPWAAIDLISTHQGAAKRYGFIHVNRDEFDLLDLKRTKKDSFFWYRSLIDSNGGSLQQ
- a CDS encoding beta-glucoside-specific PTS transporter subunit IIABC gives rise to the protein MSKKYEPLAAQIIDLVGGAENIKTFYHCQTRLRFELLDDSRADQAALAATDGVAKTLISGGQFQVVVGMHVKDVHDELERQLSAVGHIPADEKGGKKPDTRKNIGTVIIDFVAGTFQPLIPALSGAGMVKALLALLVLLKVVTPTSQTYMVINFFADAVFYFMPILIAFCAANKLKSNPILAAGVAAIMMHPNWLAMVTAKNPVAFFDIIPLPLTSYAATVIPIILVILVQAHVERWLDKIIPAAVKLVFVPMLTFLIMGTLAMAVLGPIGSILGGYLGTFFGFLSTNAAWAPAVLIGAFLPLMVMFGLHNGVAPLGIVQMAQTGHDSIFGPGAICSNIAMGVATLVVAFRTKSLKMKQIATAGGITALMGITEPALYGVALPKRYPLIAAMIGGGSAGLYAGLTQTHRFATGSSGIPAVLLYIGDDTMQHFINILISLAIGIVVTAVAAFALSLKYEKDIAADTVPATETAPVAVVTTTGDAGSGSANRRSAATATLERTDVIEIMAPCAGTIIPLEDVADPVFSSKTMGPGVGIDPHNGAIVSPCSGTVTVAMDTGHAFGIRSDDGVEMLVHVGIDTVRMNGAGFTGAVARGARVEAGDPLVMADLEAIAAAGHPTTVILVITNHTKVGDVTPSDPVPVGPGDRVLTVTR